A stretch of Macrobrachium rosenbergii isolate ZJJX-2024 chromosome 12, ASM4041242v1, whole genome shotgun sequence DNA encodes these proteins:
- the LOC136843997 gene encoding piggyBac transposable element-derived protein 2-like — translation MRCTDGTNPLRDHDETVIGRSYSANTPQMHYRLLRDAAEAFTQSNPEDIDIVILPPPTSDQPADSDEENEDDALDREGMPEEISGELEIHGNEEEEVENFREKGRWRKRENLPFDLHSVPAGDCEAHLGKGMFEIYKLFFPDEIISPLTAQTNLYAQQDKNDKDFNIDEEDMTKFLGLVLISGYHSVPSENDYWSTSDDLAIPIFPNTMNREKFKSIKKYFHAADNNNLAKSKMAKILPLHDMLRDNCQKHGIFHEFLSIVESMIPYHGHHSAK, via the exons atgaggtgcactgatggcactaaccccctacgggatcatGATGAAACAGTTATCGGACGCTCATATTC GGCAAATACCCCTCAAATGCACTATCGACTCCTACGTGATGCTGCTGAAGCATTTACTCAATCAAATCCTGAAGACATTGATATCGTCATTCTACCTCCTCCTACTAGCGATCAGCCTGCTGatagtgatgaagaaaatgaagatgatgctTTGGATAGAGAAGGTATGCCTGAAGAGATTAGTGGAGAGCTTGAAATTCATGGAAACGAAGAGGAAGAGGTCGAAAACttcagagaaaaaggaagatggcGTAAAAGGGAAAATCTGCCATTTGATCTACACTCAGTTCCTGCAGGTGATTGTGAAGCTCATTTAGGAAAAGGAATGTTTGAGATATATAAGCTGTTCTTCCCAGATGAGATCATTAGTCCTCTGACCGCACAAACGAATTTGTATGCTCAGCAAGATAAAAACGACAAGGATTTCAATATTGATGAGGAAGATATGACAAAGTTTTTGGGATTAGTTCTGATAAGTGGATATCATAGTGTACCCTCTGAGAATGACTATTGGTCGACAAGTGATGACTTAGCTATACCAATATTTCCTAACACTATGAACAGGGAAAAGTTCAAATCCATCAAGAAGTATTTTCATGCTGCAGATAACAATAATCTGGCAAAATCAAAAATGGCAAAGATTTTACCCCTGCATGATATGCTAAGAGATAATTGTCAAAAACAtggtatttttcatgaatttctgaGCATAGTTGAATCAATGATCCCTTATCATGGCCATCATAGTGCTAAGTAG